One window of the Sulfitobacter sp. HNIBRBA3233 genome contains the following:
- a CDS encoding lysophospholipid acyltransferase family protein, which translates to MLQWIRSILFSLNATLSMPVIGLAYAPWAMFSKRGAYAGCRAYARYVMWSARWMVGLRCEIRGDIPQGETLIAAKHQSFLDIIMIYNALPLPKFIMKNQLKWAPVIGQYVKRMEMIFVDRGKRGRAIQKMVEEVEAGRREPGQIVIYSQGTRVRPGLKVPYKVGTAALYDQLGQKCVPAATNAGVFWPRRGLFRRPGVAVVEFLEPIEPGLPKAEFMRLLENRVEEASDRLLAETNVAHLYTPE; encoded by the coding sequence ATCTTGCAATGGATCCGGTCGATCCTGTTCTCGCTCAACGCGACGCTGTCGATGCCGGTCATCGGGCTGGCCTACGCGCCTTGGGCCATGTTCTCGAAGCGCGGCGCCTACGCTGGTTGTCGGGCCTACGCGCGGTATGTGATGTGGTCCGCGCGCTGGATGGTCGGGCTGCGCTGCGAAATACGCGGTGACATTCCGCAGGGCGAGACGTTGATCGCGGCCAAGCACCAGTCGTTTCTCGACATCATCATGATCTACAATGCGCTGCCGCTGCCCAAGTTCATCATGAAGAACCAGTTGAAATGGGCCCCCGTGATCGGCCAGTACGTCAAGCGGATGGAGATGATCTTTGTCGACAGGGGCAAGCGCGGCCGCGCGATCCAGAAGATGGTGGAGGAGGTCGAGGCAGGCCGCCGCGAGCCGGGACAGATCGTCATCTACAGCCAGGGCACGCGGGTCCGTCCTGGCCTGAAGGTCCCCTACAAGGTCGGTACCGCTGCGCTTTACGACCAGCTGGGCCAGAAGTGCGTGCCGGCGGCGACCAATGCAGGGGTTTTCTGGCCGCGCCGCGGATTGTTCCGTCGGCCCGGCGTGGCGGTTGTGGAGTTTCTGGAGCCGATCGAGCCGGGCCTGCCGAAAGCCGAGTTCATGCGGCTGCTGGAGAACCGCGTCGAAGAGGCGTCCGACCGGCTGCTGGCCGAAACCAATGTCGCGCATCTCTATACGCCGGAGTGA